From a region of the Besnoitia besnoiti strain Bb-Ger1 chromosome I, whole genome shotgun sequence genome:
- a CDS encoding proliferating cell nuclear antigen PCNA1 (encoded by transcript BESB_005730): MLEAKLQHASVLRRLFESIKDMVSDVNLDCDDSGLRLQAMDSSHVALVALKLDDVGFVHFRCDRERSLGLNLASVCKVFKLCSNADSCSIQNEEDSDTVTFVFENEADERLSSFSLRLMAIDQDALRVPEDETSHDVTVKMSAREFANVVRIMGEFSDSVRVEVDKLGVKFVTQGDLGVGEVLLKPKPFSSGDDNGVEIQVNSPVCQTYAVKYLNYFAKAASLSSSVTLSLTDQNPIEVRFDILEPAAGAVGAVGDRGGEESQGDGEGRAREGRRQPQQLRSRIGHVKFFLAPKMDDDALGGEEGNAGGMEESAMDD; the protein is encoded by the exons ATGTTGGAAGCGAAGCTGCAGCACGCCAGCGTTCTCCGCCGGCTCTTCGAGTCTATTAAGGACATGGTTAGCGATGTCAACCTGGACTGCGATGATTCGGGTCTCCGCCTTCAG GCCATGGACTCCTCCCACGTTGCGCTTGTCGCGCTCAAGCTCGATGACGTCGGCTTCGTTCACTTCCGCTGCGACCGCGAGCGGTCCTTGGGGCTGAACTTGGCGAGCGTCTGCAAAGTCTTCAAGCTCTGCAGCAACGCGGACTCATGCAGCATTCAGAACGAGGAAGACTCCGACACCGTGACGTTCGTCTTCGAAAACGAAG CGGACGAGAGGCTGTCGAGCTTCAGTCTGCGCCTCATGGCGATTGACCAGGACGCCCTGCGCGTCCCTGAGGACGAAACGAGCCACGACGTGACCGTGAAGATGTCTGCGCGCGAGTTCGCGAACGTGGTGCGCATCATGGGCGAGTTCTCGGACAGCGTGCGCGTGGAGGTTGACAAACTCGGAGTCAAGTTCGTCACGCAGGGCGACCTCGGCGTTGGCGAAGTCCTCCTCAAGCCTAAGCCCTTCTCCAGCGGAGACGACAACGGCGTCGAAATCCAA GTGAACTCGCCGGTGTGCCAGACGTACGCGGTGAAGTATTTGAACTACTTTgcgaaggcggcgtcgctgagCAGCTCCGTGACGCTCTCGCTGACAGACCAGAACCCGATTGAAGTCCGCTTTGACATCTTGGAGCCCGCCGCGGGTGCGGTCGGCGCCGTTGGCGACCGCGGGGGCGAGGAGTCccagggcgacggcgagggtcgcgcgcgcgagggccgccggcagccccagcagctgcggtcGCGCATCGGGCACGTGAAGTTCTTCCTGGCGCCCAAGATGGACGATGACGCGCTCGGTGGTGAAGAGGGAAATGCAGGCGGCATGGAGGAGTCCGCGATGGACGACTAA